The following coding sequences lie in one Chlorocebus sabaeus isolate Y175 chromosome 29, mChlSab1.0.hap1, whole genome shotgun sequence genomic window:
- the LOC119618126 gene encoding olfactory receptor 4K3 translates to MLESFQKSEQMAWSNQSVVTEFILWGLSSSLELQIFYFLFFSVVYAATVLGNLLIVVTIASEPHLHSPMYFLLGNLSFIDMSLASFATPKMIADFLSEHKGISFEGCMTQIFFLHLLGGAEIVLLISMSFDRYVAICKPLRYLTIMSGRMCVGLVILSWIVGIFHALSQLAFTVNLPFCGPNEVDSFFCDLPLVIKLACVDTYILGVFMISTSGMIALVCFILLVISYTIILVTVRQHSSGGSSKALSTCSAHFTVVTLFFGPCIFIYVWPFTNFPIDKVLSVFYTIFTPLLNPVIYTLRNKDVKYSMRKLSSHIFKSRKTDHTP, encoded by the coding sequence ATGCTAGAGTCCTTCCAGAAATCAGAGCAAATGGCCTGGAGTAATCAGTCTGTGGTAACCGAATTCATACTATGGGGTCTGTCCAGTTCTTTAGAACTCCAGATTTTCTACTTCCTGTTTTTCTCCGTAGTCTATGCAGCCACTGTGCTGGGGAACCTTCTTATTGTGGTCACCATTGCATCAGAGCCACACCTTCATTCCCCCATGTACTTTCTGCTGGGCAATCTCTCCTTCATTGACATGTCCCTGGCCTCATTTGCCACCCCCAAAATGATTGCAGACTTCCTCAGTGAACACAAAGGCATCTCTTTTGAAGGCTGCATGACCCAGATATTCTTCCTACATCTCTTAGGAGGTGCTGAGATTGTACTGCTGATTTCCATGTCCTTTGATAGGTATGTGGCTATCTGTAAGCCTCTACGTTACCTAACTATCATGAGCGGGAGAATGTGTGTTGGGCTTGTGATACTTTCCTGGATCGTCGGCATCTTCCATGCTCTGAGTCAGTTAGCATTTACAGTGAATCTGCCCTTCTGTGGACCCAATGAAGTAGACAGTTTCTTTTGTGACCTCCCTTTGGTGATTAAACTCGCTTGTGTTGACACATATATTCTGGGGGTGTTCATGATCTCAACCAGTGGCATGATTGCCCTGGTGTGCTTCATCCTCTTGGTGATCTCCTACACTATCATCCTGGTCACTGTTCGGCAGCATTCCTCTGGTGGATCCTCCAAAGCGCTCTCCACTTGCAGTGCCCACTTTACTGTTGTGACCCTTTTCTTTGGTCCATGCATTTTCATCTACGTGTGGCCTTTCACAAATTTCCCAATAGACAAAGTACTCTCAGTGTTTTATACCATATTCACTCCCCTCTTGAATCCAGTGATCTATACCCTTAGGAATAAAGATGTCAAGTATTCCATGAGGAAACTAAGCAGCCATATCTTTAAATCTAGGAAGACTGATCATACTCCTTAA
- the LOC103231317 gene encoding olfactory receptor 4K2: MDVANKSTMLEFVLLGLCNSWELQMFFFMVFSLFYVATMVGNSLIVITVIVDPHLHSPMYFLLTNLSIIDMSLASFATPKMITDYLTGHKTISFDGCLTQIFFLHLFTGTEIILLMAMSFDRYIAICKPLHYASIISPQVCVALVVASWIVGIMHSMSQVIFALMLPFCGPNEVDSFFCDLPVVFQLACVDTYVLGLFMISTSGIIALSCFIVLFHSYVIVLVTVKHHSSRGSSKALSTCTAHFIVVFLFFGPCIFIYMWPLSSFLTDKILSVFYTIFTPILNPIIYTLRNQEVKIAMRKLKNRFLNFNKAMPSWFSHTEH, from the coding sequence ATGGATGTGGCCAATAAGTCTACCATGCTTGAATTTGTTTTGCTGGGGCTCTGTAATTCCTGGGAACTACAGATGTTTTTCTTTATggtgttttcattgttttatgtGGCAACAATGGTGGGTAACAGCCTCATAGTCATCACAGTTATAGTGGACCCTCACCTACACTCCCCTATGTATTTCCTGCTTACCAATCTTTCAATCATTGATATGTCTCTTGCTTCTTTTGCCACCCCAAAGATGATTACAGATTACCTAACAGGTCACAAAACCATCTCTTTCGATGGCTGCCTTACCCAGATATTCTTTCTCCACCTTTTCACTGGCACCGAGATCATCTTACTCATGGCCATGTCCTTTGATAGGTATATTGCAATATGCAAGCCCCTGCACTATGCTTCAATCATTAGTCCTCAGGTGTGTGTTGCTCTCGTGGTGGCTTCCTGGATTGTGGGAATCATGCATTCAATGAGTCAGGTCATATTTGCCCTCATGTTACCATTCTGTGGTCCCAATGAGGTAGACAGCTTTTTCTGTGACCTTCCTGTGGTGTTCCAATTGGCTTGTGTGGATACTTATGTTCTGGGCCTCTTTATGATCTCAACAAGTGGCATAATTGCATTGTCctgctttattgttttatttcattcatatgTTATTGTCCTGGTTACTGTGAAGCATCATTCTTCCCGAGGATCATCTAAGGCCCTCTCTACTTGTACAGCTCATTTCATCGTTGTCTTCTTGTTCTTTGGGCCATGCATCTTCATCTACATGTGGCCACTAAGCAGCTTTCTCACAGACAAGATCCTGTCTGTGTTTTATACCATCTTTACTCCCATTCTGAACCCAATAATCTATACTTTGAGGAATCAAGAAGTAAAGATAgccatgaggaaactgaaaaataGGTTTCTAAATTTTAATAAGGCAATGCCATCATGGTTTTCTCACACAGAACATTAA